One Halioglobus japonicus DNA segment encodes these proteins:
- the queE gene encoding 7-carboxy-7-deazaguanine synthase QueE, which produces MADHAPQSTDSTLDTTPTLRLTEMFYSLQGETRTVGLPTVFVRLTGCPLRCVYCDTEYAFSGGEIFTLDHIAAKVAEWQPRYVTVTGGEPLAQPNCLPLLIRLCDAGYEVSLETGGAMPLAGVDPRVVTVLDLKTPASGEMSRNDYANIPLLKPHDQVKFVICDRADYEWMRFKLEEYQLATRVAEVLLSPSHGQLSGRELAEWILEDNLPVRMQLQLHKILWNDEPGH; this is translated from the coding sequence ATGGCCGATCACGCTCCACAATCCACTGACTCCACCCTTGATACAACGCCGACACTGCGCCTCACCGAGATGTTCTACTCGCTGCAGGGCGAAACCCGTACGGTTGGTCTGCCCACGGTATTTGTGCGCCTGACCGGCTGTCCACTGCGCTGCGTTTACTGTGACACCGAGTACGCGTTTAGCGGCGGTGAGATATTTACGCTCGACCACATTGCTGCCAAGGTGGCCGAGTGGCAGCCGCGCTATGTCACTGTCACCGGAGGAGAACCGCTGGCGCAGCCCAATTGTCTGCCGCTGCTTATCCGGTTGTGTGATGCGGGCTACGAGGTGTCATTGGAAACCGGCGGGGCAATGCCGCTGGCCGGCGTCGATCCGCGGGTGGTGACGGTGCTTGATTTGAAAACGCCGGCCTCGGGAGAAATGTCGCGCAATGATTACGCTAATATCCCGTTGCTGAAACCCCATGATCAGGTGAAGTTCGTGATCTGTGATCGGGCAGATTACGAGTGGATGCGTTTTAAGCTGGAAGAGTATCAGCTGGCCACGCGCGTGGCTGAGGTACTGCTGTCGCCGAGTCACGGCCAGCTCAGCGGTCGCGAACTCGCCGAATGGATCCTCGAGGATAACCTGCCAGTGCGCATGCAGCTACAGCTGCACAAGATCCTCTGGAACGACGAACCAGGACACTGA
- the ybgF gene encoding tol-pal system protein YbgF: MTGISKWLVAGGLVIVTSPFCFVAHAQDYVDVEAERSGRQSAPQSAPVQPAVSDPYATPASRDPYSVQPAQTYPATSYGVTSAPAAPTTATPPPASQMTSQAVGGQGNVGNLFLQVQQLQQEVMRLNGMVEEQANELRILKAQSLERYVDLDKRLSAGGGSAPTASGGSTQVAPAPVGGGAIGGGAAEIPGEAQAYKAAYSLVRSQQFDEAVTAFNDFLRAYPDGKYAPNAHYWLGELYLVVQPRDLEGSRQAFTLLLDQYPTNGKAPDAMYKLGKVYFEKGNRERAREHMERVISQYGNTSSSAVKLARDFLAQNY, from the coding sequence ATGACAGGCATAAGCAAATGGCTTGTGGCGGGCGGGCTGGTCATTGTGACCAGCCCGTTCTGCTTTGTGGCCCATGCACAAGACTATGTGGATGTGGAAGCCGAGCGCAGTGGGCGCCAGTCCGCACCGCAATCGGCTCCGGTACAGCCCGCTGTGTCAGACCCTTACGCCACGCCGGCCAGCCGCGATCCCTACAGCGTCCAGCCTGCCCAGACTTACCCGGCCACCAGCTACGGCGTTACTAGTGCCCCGGCGGCGCCGACAACAGCGACACCGCCCCCGGCAAGCCAGATGACCTCCCAGGCCGTCGGTGGCCAGGGCAATGTTGGCAATCTGTTCCTGCAGGTCCAGCAGTTGCAGCAGGAGGTGATGCGGCTCAACGGCATGGTGGAAGAGCAAGCCAATGAACTGCGAATTCTCAAGGCCCAGAGCCTTGAGCGCTATGTCGACCTCGACAAGCGCCTGAGTGCGGGCGGCGGTAGTGCCCCGACGGCCAGCGGTGGGAGTACTCAGGTTGCTCCAGCTCCAGTAGGCGGTGGCGCTATAGGTGGCGGCGCTGCGGAAATCCCCGGCGAAGCCCAGGCCTACAAGGCGGCGTACTCGTTGGTGCGCAGCCAGCAGTTTGACGAGGCCGTGACGGCGTTTAATGATTTCCTGCGCGCTTATCCGGATGGCAAGTATGCACCCAATGCTCATTATTGGCTGGGTGAGCTTTATCTGGTGGTGCAGCCCCGTGATCTGGAAGGTTCACGGCAGGCCTTTACCTTGCTACTCGATCAGTACCCCACGAACGGTAAGGCACCGGATGCCATGTACAAGCTCGGCAAAGTCTACTTCGAGAAGGGCAATCGCGAGCGCGCCCGTGAGCACATGGAGCGCGTCATCAGCCAATACGGTAACACCAGCAGTTCCGCGGTCAAACTGGCCCGGGATTTCCTTGCTCAGAACTACTGA
- the pal gene encoding peptidoglycan-associated lipoprotein Pal, whose protein sequence is MKQLPVAGKAITLLFAAAFLAACSGNSKEQEEAAAAAAAAEAARIAEQEALAAQQAEQQRFRDAAIAAGSVFFFDYDSYTLKPEAIAALDAHISYLAGNNETVRLEGHTDERGTREYNMALGERRANAVRDYMVVNGVAGSRIETVSYGEERPNAYGSGEANWSQNRRVELK, encoded by the coding sequence ATGAAACAACTACCTGTTGCCGGTAAGGCTATTACACTGCTGTTTGCAGCAGCATTCCTGGCAGCTTGTTCCGGTAATTCCAAGGAGCAAGAAGAAGCAGCAGCCGCGGCAGCGGCAGCCGAGGCGGCACGCATTGCCGAGCAAGAGGCTCTCGCTGCACAGCAGGCAGAGCAGCAGCGCTTCCGTGACGCAGCAATTGCTGCCGGTAGTGTTTTCTTCTTCGACTACGACAGCTACACCCTGAAGCCCGAAGCGATCGCTGCTCTGGATGCCCACATCTCTTACCTGGCCGGCAACAACGAAACCGTTCGCCTGGAAGGTCATACTGACGAGCGTGGTACTCGCGAGTACAACATGGCTCTGGGTGAACGTCGTGCCAACGCGGTACGAGACTACATGGTAGTGAATGGTGTTGCTGGCTCACGTATTGAGACAGTCAGCTACGGTGAAGAGCGTCCCAACGCCTACGGTTCCGGTGAAGCCAACTGGTCACAGAACCGGCGCGTTGAACTGAAGTAA